From a single Streptomyces sp. NBC_01264 genomic region:
- a CDS encoding sensor histidine kinase — protein MRRPRTTPEAAASRPPAPAPAGGRGKGPGRRAHAGPPAEEPADRTALDALGAIPGATGGGGRGPRLRLRPATVRAKIVSLLMVPVVSLLALWAFATVDAAQDIARLTRVQRVDRELRAPIEATVTALQAERRTAVRLLADPTGGQAAAAQAPGQAAALDEQARRTDGSLRALRLGDSNTVADSGDYGTDIVIRLRAFVAAAEGLGPVREDVAGHRATPGAAYETYSRVIDAALEVGGALTGGGRDAELGVDARILLEFARAGEQLSREDALLTAPGPRTAETLRRLTGAVETRRALTASAARDLPAAQQDAWQSVAKSAAYADLTGAEDRALAAAAGAGTAGPPAGWEAAYTSVAGSMREIGDAARAASEDRADPFGAGALSPAGAAVLLGLAAVAASLVISVRIGRALVVELVSLRNTALEIAHRKLPRAMDRLRAGQDIDVAAETPRGPAADDEIAQVGEALDTVHRAALSAAVERAELASGVSGVFVNLARRSQVLVHKQLTLLDSMERRADDPNELGDLFRLDHLTTRMRRHAESLIILSGAAPGRAWRMPIPLTNVVRAAVSEIEDYPRVEVRQLAEAAVVGGAVADLTHLLAELIENATQFSPPHTKVRVSGEPVGAGYVLEVEDRGLGMGRESLQEANRRIEQSEALDLFDSDRLGLFVVSRLSARHGVKVHLRMSPYGGTTAVVLLPNSLLQGALTAAAPQHEEERTAAQVPTPAPEPVAEPVRERFREPSQAISVVRDDARGVPVPDRSPVREEPRPSPVAPLRPRGSAGAVPRTPAPAVTAAPSGPPAPSGPPASSGPAASVTELPRRVRQASLVPQLREAPATKAPAGVRGAAGPPGRSPEQARERMAAYRAGWVRGTQASAEAGADGPGGAGGAGAPGSTGGAGGTGSTGEGEGAR, from the coding sequence ATGCGCAGACCCCGCACCACACCGGAAGCAGCGGCGTCGCGGCCGCCCGCGCCCGCGCCGGCGGGTGGCCGCGGCAAGGGGCCGGGCCGCCGGGCGCACGCCGGTCCGCCCGCCGAGGAGCCGGCCGACCGCACGGCCCTCGACGCGCTCGGGGCGATACCCGGCGCCACCGGGGGAGGCGGCCGCGGTCCGCGCCTGCGGCTGCGCCCCGCCACCGTCCGGGCGAAGATCGTCTCGCTGCTGATGGTGCCGGTGGTCTCGCTGCTCGCCCTCTGGGCCTTCGCGACCGTCGACGCGGCCCAGGACATCGCCCGCCTCACCCGAGTCCAGCGCGTCGACCGGGAACTGCGGGCACCGATCGAGGCCACCGTCACCGCGTTGCAGGCCGAACGGCGCACGGCCGTAAGGCTGCTGGCCGATCCCACCGGAGGTCAGGCCGCCGCGGCCCAGGCCCCCGGCCAGGCCGCCGCCCTGGACGAACAGGCACGCCGGACGGACGGTTCGCTACGGGCCCTGCGGCTCGGCGACAGCAACACCGTGGCCGACTCCGGCGACTACGGCACCGACATCGTCATCCGGCTGCGCGCCTTCGTCGCCGCCGCCGAGGGACTCGGCCCGGTGCGCGAGGACGTCGCCGGGCACCGGGCAACCCCGGGAGCGGCCTACGAGACGTACAGCCGGGTGATCGACGCGGCGCTGGAGGTCGGCGGAGCCCTCACCGGAGGAGGCCGGGACGCCGAACTGGGCGTCGACGCCAGGATCCTGCTGGAATTCGCGCGGGCCGGGGAGCAGCTGTCCCGGGAGGACGCCCTGCTGACGGCGCCGGGGCCGCGCACCGCCGAAACGCTTCGCCGCCTGACCGGCGCGGTCGAGACCCGACGGGCCCTGACCGCCTCCGCCGCCCGGGACCTGCCCGCCGCACAGCAGGACGCCTGGCAGTCCGTGGCCAAGAGCGCCGCCTACGCCGATCTCACCGGGGCCGAGGACCGGGCGCTGGCCGCCGCGGCCGGTGCCGGGACCGCCGGCCCGCCCGCCGGCTGGGAGGCCGCGTACACCTCCGTCGCCGGCTCGATGCGGGAGATCGGGGACGCCGCCCGCGCGGCCTCCGAGGACCGCGCCGACCCGTTCGGCGCGGGCGCGCTGAGTCCCGCCGGAGCCGCCGTCCTCCTGGGCCTGGCCGCCGTGGCCGCCTCGCTCGTCATCTCGGTCCGCATCGGCCGGGCCCTGGTCGTCGAGCTGGTCTCGCTGCGCAACACCGCGCTGGAGATCGCCCACCGCAAACTCCCGCGGGCCATGGACCGGTTGCGGGCCGGCCAGGACATCGACGTGGCCGCCGAGACCCCGCGGGGCCCGGCCGCCGACGACGAGATCGCCCAGGTCGGCGAGGCCCTGGACACGGTCCACCGGGCCGCGCTCAGTGCCGCCGTCGAACGCGCCGAACTGGCCAGCGGCGTGAGCGGGGTCTTCGTCAACCTCGCCCGCCGCAGCCAGGTCCTGGTGCACAAGCAGCTCACCCTGCTCGACTCGATGGAGCGGCGCGCGGACGACCCGAACGAGCTCGGCGACCTCTTCCGGCTCGACCACCTGACCACCCGCATGCGGCGGCACGCGGAAAGCCTGATCATCCTGTCGGGAGCGGCTCCCGGGCGCGCCTGGCGGATGCCGATCCCGCTCACGAACGTGGTACGGGCCGCCGTCTCCGAGATCGAGGACTACCCGCGCGTCGAGGTCCGCCAGCTCGCCGAGGCCGCGGTGGTCGGCGGAGCCGTCGCCGACCTCACCCATCTGCTGGCGGAACTCATCGAGAACGCCACCCAGTTCTCCCCGCCCCACACCAAGGTCCGGGTCAGCGGAGAACCCGTCGGCGCCGGCTACGTCCTGGAGGTCGAGGACCGGGGGCTCGGCATGGGCCGCGAATCCCTCCAGGAGGCCAACCGGCGCATCGAGCAGTCCGAGGCCCTCGACCTCTTCGACAGTGACCGGCTCGGGCTCTTCGTGGTCAGCCGCCTCTCGGCCCGCCACGGTGTGAAGGTGCACCTGCGCATGTCACCGTACGGCGGCACCACCGCGGTGGTGCTCCTCCCCAACTCCCTGCTCCAGGGCGCCCTCACGGCCGCCGCCCCGCAGCACGAGGAAGAGCGCACTGCCGCACAGGTTCCGACTCCGGCTCCGGAGCCGGTCGCCGAGCCGGTACGGGAGCGGTTCCGGGAGCCTTCCCAGGCCATCAGCGTCGTACGGGACGACGCGCGCGGGGTCCCGGTCCCGGACCGCAGCCCCGTACGGGAGGAACCGCGGCCCTCCCCGGTGGCCCCGCTGCGGCCGCGCGGCTCCGCGGGGGCGGTTCCCCGTACGCCCGCCCCGGCGGTCACGGCGGCCCCCTCAGGCCCCCCGGCCCCCTCAGGCCCCCCGGCCTCCTCGGGCCCGGCCGCCTCGGTCACCGAACTGCCGCGCCGGGTCCGGCAGGCGAGCCTCGTCCCGCAGCTGCGCGAGGCCCCCGCAACCAAGGCTCCCGCCGGTGTCCGGGGGGCGGCGGGGCCGCCCGGGCGCAGCCCCGAGCAGGCGCGCGAGCGGATGGCGGCCTACCGGGCGGGCTGGGTGCGGGGCACGCAGGCGAGCGCCGAGGCCGGCGCGGACGGTCCGGGCGGTGCGGGCGGTGCGGGCGCCCCGGGGTCCACGGGCGGCGCGGGCGGCACAGGCAGTACTGGCGAAGGTGAAGGAGCACGATGA
- a CDS encoding MHYT domain-containing protein, with amino-acid sequence MGHLDHAAYGWLTPVLSYVMASIGAALGLRCTVRALAATTGASRRNWLLTAASAIGTGIWTMHFVAMLGFHVTGTEIRYNVPLTILSLLVAMIVVGAGVFAVGYGKDRGRALVVGGLTTGLGVASMHYLGMAALRLHGSVSYAPLTVGLSVAIAVVAATAALWAALNIKSPVAVAVASLVMGGAVSSMHYTGMLAVAVQVTPSDAALPGATAMQFIFPLAVGLGSYLFITSAFVALSPTADEREASAMASADLRLGERAATAPAG; translated from the coding sequence ATGGGACACCTGGACCACGCCGCCTACGGCTGGCTTACCCCCGTGCTGTCATACGTGATGGCTTCGATCGGCGCCGCCCTCGGCCTGCGCTGCACCGTTCGCGCGCTCGCCGCGACGACCGGCGCCTCCCGCCGCAACTGGCTCCTCACAGCGGCCTCGGCCATCGGAACCGGGATCTGGACGATGCACTTCGTCGCCATGCTCGGCTTCCACGTCACCGGGACCGAGATCCGCTACAACGTGCCGCTGACCATCCTCAGCCTCCTCGTCGCGATGATCGTCGTGGGCGCCGGAGTCTTCGCCGTCGGCTACGGGAAGGACCGCGGCCGGGCCCTCGTCGTCGGCGGACTCACCACCGGCCTCGGCGTCGCCAGCATGCACTACCTCGGCATGGCGGCCCTGCGCCTGCACGGCTCTGTCTCCTACGCGCCGCTCACCGTCGGACTCTCCGTCGCCATCGCGGTCGTCGCGGCCACGGCCGCCCTGTGGGCGGCCCTCAACATCAAGTCCCCGGTCGCCGTGGCCGTCGCCTCGCTCGTGATGGGCGGCGCCGTCAGCAGCATGCACTACACCGGCATGCTCGCGGTCGCCGTCCAGGTCACCCCCTCGGACGCGGCCCTGCCGGGCGCCACCGCCATGCAGTTCATCTTCCCGCTCGCCGTCGGCCTCGGCTCCTACCTCTTCATCACCTCCGCGTTCGTCGCCCTCTCGCCGACCGCCGACGAGCGGGAGGCCTCCGCGATGGCCTCCGCCGACCTGCGCCTGGGGGAGCGGGCCGCCACCGCACCCGCCGGCTGA
- a CDS encoding class I SAM-dependent methyltransferase, with the protein MSEERTQDHTGDRAQDGTRDRVRDGIRDGAQDGVREPARERPRDQTRDRGHVQEFFGARAAGWDGKFPGDGPAFTTAVGEFGLRPGDRVLDAGCGTGRALTALRAAVGPSGTVLGADVTPQMLAAAQEAGRDAAGALLLADVARLPLRDGVLDAVFAAGLIAHLPDPGANLRELARVVRPDGRLALFHPIGRAALAARHGRELTPDDLRAEHNLGPLLAGSGWRLTSYADEDARFLALAVRTA; encoded by the coding sequence ATGAGCGAAGAGCGTACGCAGGACCACACCGGGGACCGGGCTCAGGACGGGACTCGGGACCGGGTTCGGGACGGGATTCGGGACGGGGCTCAGGACGGGGTTCGGGAACCCGCTCGGGAGCGGCCCCGGGACCAGACGCGGGACCGCGGCCACGTCCAGGAGTTCTTCGGGGCGCGCGCGGCCGGCTGGGATGGCAAGTTCCCCGGGGACGGGCCCGCCTTCACGACCGCCGTGGGTGAGTTCGGGCTGCGTCCCGGCGACCGGGTGCTCGACGCCGGCTGCGGCACCGGGCGGGCGCTGACCGCGCTCCGCGCGGCCGTCGGCCCGTCGGGGACGGTGCTCGGCGCCGATGTCACCCCGCAGATGCTCGCCGCCGCGCAGGAGGCCGGCCGGGACGCCGCGGGCGCCCTGCTGCTGGCGGACGTGGCCCGCCTGCCGCTGCGCGACGGGGTGCTGGACGCCGTGTTCGCCGCCGGCCTCATCGCCCACCTGCCCGACCCCGGGGCCAATTTGCGCGAGCTCGCCCGGGTCGTGCGCCCGGACGGCCGGCTCGCACTGTTCCACCCGATCGGCCGGGCGGCCCTCGCGGCGCGCCACGGCCGCGAGCTGACCCCGGACGACTTGCGGGCCGAGCACAACCTCGGCCCGCTGCTGGCCGGTTCGGGCTGGCGGCTGACCTCGTACGCCGACGAGGACGCCCGCTTCCTCGCGCTGGCGGTCCGTACCGCCTGA
- a CDS encoding SAM-dependent methyltransferase, whose product MDPVEVVPVGTVVGGRSAVVDDDWGRETAVIRLDRERFGPEALYGLEDFSHVEVVFHFDRVPEDRIEAGARRPRGNPDWPLVGIFAQRGKNRPNRLGLSRCRVLKVDVLAADGPELHVEGLDAVAGTPVLDLKPYMTEFGPRGEHRQPQWATELMRDYY is encoded by the coding sequence ATGGATCCGGTGGAAGTGGTCCCGGTCGGCACGGTGGTGGGCGGCCGCTCGGCGGTCGTCGACGACGACTGGGGGCGGGAGACCGCGGTGATCCGCCTGGACCGGGAGCGGTTCGGTCCGGAAGCCCTCTACGGACTGGAGGACTTTTCGCACGTCGAGGTGGTCTTCCACTTCGACCGGGTGCCCGAGGACAGGATCGAGGCGGGCGCGCGGCGCCCCCGGGGCAATCCCGACTGGCCGCTCGTCGGCATCTTCGCCCAGCGCGGCAAGAACCGGCCCAACCGGCTGGGGCTCTCGCGCTGTCGCGTCCTGAAGGTGGACGTACTGGCGGCGGACGGCCCTGAGTTGCACGTGGAGGGGCTGGACGCGGTCGCGGGCACGCCGGTGCTCGACCTCAAGCCGTACATGACGGAATTCGGCCCGCGCGGCGAGCACCGCCAGCCGCAGTGGGCGACGGAGCTGATGCGCGACTACTACTGA
- a CDS encoding MOSC domain-containing protein, protein MSTGSTAGVAQVAAVSSNAVYSFTKPTRESIRLLEGLGVEGDVHAGVTVKHRSRVAQDPTQPNLRQVHLIHRELFEEVAEAGHQVEPGQLGENVTTEGIDLLGLPTGTLLRLGADAVVEVTGLRNPCLQIDNFQHGLLKQVVSRDDEGNLLRKAGIMGVVHRGGTIHPGDTIEVTLPPTPHIPLDRV, encoded by the coding sequence ATGAGCACGGGGAGTACGGCAGGCGTGGCGCAGGTCGCGGCGGTCAGCAGCAACGCGGTCTATTCGTTCACCAAGCCCACGCGCGAGAGCATCAGGCTCCTCGAAGGGCTCGGGGTCGAGGGGGACGTCCACGCGGGGGTCACGGTCAAGCACCGTTCCCGTGTGGCCCAGGACCCCACGCAGCCGAATCTCCGGCAGGTGCACCTGATCCACCGGGAGCTCTTCGAGGAGGTGGCCGAGGCCGGCCACCAGGTCGAACCGGGCCAGCTCGGGGAGAACGTCACCACCGAAGGCATCGACCTGCTCGGCCTGCCGACCGGCACCCTGCTGCGCCTCGGGGCGGACGCGGTGGTCGAGGTCACCGGGCTGCGCAACCCGTGCCTGCAGATCGACAACTTCCAGCACGGGCTGCTCAAGCAGGTGGTGAGCAGGGACGACGAGGGCAACCTGCTCCGCAAGGCCGGAATCATGGGCGTGGTCCACCGGGGCGGCACGATCCACCCCGGCGACACCATCGAGGTCACCCTCCCCCCGACCCCGCACATCCCGCTCGACCGGGTCTGA
- a CDS encoding DEAD/DEAH box helicase produces MLPAISGLIPCSAVFLPAEPARDGRIAFWQLDPDGPDPDRPDLDGPPAPDEGLHLGGRGTPQRLTIVTPDLRHTTVTALVLPLAEALPLLTRVRSAASAGAAPFWGAAALLALRFAARGLLLPGLSPAGYDAWRLGPLDAADLEEVRELAAAMPPDAHCVPVDPGATGATGDVSAGGGTRAGTGQPDTAAPPRLPAAEPLLRAFLDAVADTLPRSPAAPAAAGGPAYAARPARLHPELRDWAAEVAAGHDAGVRVSLRIEVDPEARPPAFRAVLQMHGLADATLVADAADVWAGSGPAAAAFPPRARLDALRALRRAARLWQPLAPLLGAAVPDAVDLADEEVVELLGEASAALAADGVQVHWPRGLARTLTARAVVGRPAAGSDLPGLAGPLSATSAHPVGWRYGLGEQGDLTLDELDRLAESKRPLVRLRDQWVLIDPAAARRTRALAGRLREVTAADALAAVLTGSAELDGTRYDVEATGPLERLRTLLTADPGHPAAEHSDVQAPAALRAALRDYQLRGLRWLARLTGLGFGACLADDMGLGKTVTLIALHLHRQEQVHEGPTLVVCPASLLGNWQREIEKFAPGTPVRRFHGPGRELEGAAGAPAGGFVLTTYGTMRLDAPRLAAVRWGMVVADEAQHVKNPRSSTAKALRTIPSAARVALTGTPVENNLSELWAVLDWTTPGLLGRLGTFRTRYAEPVESGRDPRAAARLGALVRPFLLRRKKSDPGIAPELPPKTETDHAVSLTREQAGLYEAVVRETLAAIAAADGMERRGLVVKLLTSLKQICNHPAQYTKEPHGPKESAAAGSGKLELLDELLDTILAEGGSVLVFTQYVTMARLIERHLTARGISHQLLHGGTPVPRREELVDRFQAGEVPVFLLSLKAAGTGLNLTRAGHVIHYDRWWNPAVEEQATDRAYRIGQTQPVQVHRIIAEGTVEDRIAELLERKRALADAVLAGGEAALTELSDAELAELVALRPTASGK; encoded by the coding sequence GTGCTCCCAGCGATCTCCGGTCTCATCCCCTGCTCCGCCGTCTTCCTCCCCGCCGAGCCGGCCCGCGACGGCCGGATCGCCTTCTGGCAGCTCGACCCGGACGGGCCCGACCCGGACAGGCCTGACCTGGACGGGCCGCCCGCCCCGGACGAGGGCCTCCACCTCGGCGGCCGGGGCACCCCCCAGCGGCTCACCATCGTCACGCCCGACCTGCGGCACACCACCGTGACGGCCCTCGTCCTGCCCCTCGCCGAGGCCCTGCCCCTGCTCACCCGGGTCCGGTCCGCCGCGTCGGCCGGGGCCGCGCCGTTCTGGGGCGCCGCCGCACTGCTGGCCCTGCGCTTCGCGGCCCGCGGACTGCTGCTGCCCGGCCTGAGCCCCGCCGGGTACGACGCCTGGCGGCTCGGGCCGCTGGACGCCGCCGACCTGGAGGAGGTCCGGGAGCTGGCGGCGGCCATGCCGCCCGACGCGCACTGCGTACCCGTGGACCCCGGCGCCACCGGCGCCACCGGCGACGTCAGCGCCGGGGGAGGCACCCGGGCAGGCACCGGGCAGCCCGACACCGCCGCCCCGCCGCGGCTGCCCGCCGCGGAGCCGCTGCTGCGCGCCTTCCTCGACGCCGTCGCCGACACCCTGCCCCGCTCCCCGGCCGCACCCGCCGCCGCCGGCGGTCCCGCCTACGCCGCCCGCCCGGCCCGGCTCCACCCCGAACTGCGCGACTGGGCCGCGGAGGTCGCCGCCGGGCACGACGCCGGGGTGCGCGTCTCGCTCCGCATCGAGGTGGACCCCGAAGCCCGGCCCCCCGCCTTCCGTGCCGTCCTGCAGATGCACGGCCTCGCCGACGCCACCCTCGTCGCGGACGCCGCCGACGTCTGGGCCGGCTCCGGACCCGCCGCGGCCGCCTTCCCGCCCCGCGCCCGTCTGGACGCGCTCCGGGCCCTGCGCCGCGCCGCCCGCCTGTGGCAGCCGCTCGCGCCGCTGCTCGGCGCCGCCGTCCCCGACGCGGTCGACCTGGCCGACGAGGAGGTCGTGGAGCTGCTCGGGGAGGCCTCCGCAGCCCTGGCGGCCGACGGGGTGCAGGTGCACTGGCCGCGCGGGCTCGCCCGTACGCTCACCGCGCGGGCCGTCGTGGGCAGGCCCGCCGCCGGCTCGGACCTGCCGGGCCTGGCCGGCCCGCTGTCCGCCACCTCGGCGCACCCCGTCGGCTGGCGCTACGGCCTGGGCGAGCAGGGCGATCTGACCCTCGACGAGCTGGACCGGCTCGCCGAGTCGAAGCGGCCCCTGGTCCGGCTGCGCGACCAGTGGGTCCTGATCGATCCCGCCGCGGCCCGCCGCACCCGCGCCCTCGCCGGCCGGCTCCGCGAGGTGACGGCCGCCGACGCGCTGGCGGCCGTACTGACCGGCTCGGCGGAGCTCGACGGCACGCGGTACGACGTAGAGGCCACCGGTCCGCTGGAACGGCTCCGCACCCTCCTCACCGCCGATCCCGGGCACCCCGCCGCGGAGCATTCCGACGTACAGGCCCCGGCCGCCCTTCGCGCCGCGCTGCGCGACTACCAGCTCCGCGGCCTGCGCTGGCTCGCCCGGCTCACCGGGCTCGGTTTCGGCGCCTGCCTCGCGGACGACATGGGCCTCGGCAAGACCGTCACGCTGATCGCCCTGCACCTGCACCGCCAGGAGCAGGTGCACGAGGGTCCGACTCTGGTGGTCTGCCCGGCCTCCCTGCTGGGCAACTGGCAGCGGGAGATCGAGAAGTTCGCCCCCGGCACCCCCGTGCGCCGCTTCCACGGCCCCGGCCGCGAACTCGAAGGGGCGGCCGGTGCACCCGCCGGTGGATTCGTCCTCACCACCTACGGCACCATGCGCCTGGACGCGCCCCGACTCGCCGCCGTGCGCTGGGGCATGGTGGTCGCGGACGAGGCCCAGCACGTCAAGAACCCGCGCTCCTCGACCGCCAAGGCCCTGCGCACCATCCCGTCGGCCGCCCGCGTGGCCCTCACGGGCACCCCGGTCGAGAACAACCTGTCCGAACTGTGGGCCGTCCTCGACTGGACCACGCCCGGCCTCCTCGGCCGCCTCGGCACCTTCCGCACGCGCTACGCCGAGCCGGTCGAAAGCGGTCGCGACCCGCGGGCGGCGGCCCGACTCGGGGCGCTCGTAAGGCCGTTCCTGCTCCGCCGCAAGAAGTCCGACCCGGGGATCGCGCCCGAACTGCCGCCCAAGACCGAGACCGACCACGCCGTGTCCCTGACCCGCGAACAGGCCGGGCTGTACGAGGCGGTCGTGCGCGAGACCCTCGCCGCGATCGCCGCAGCGGACGGGATGGAGCGCCGCGGGCTCGTCGTCAAACTGCTGACCTCGCTCAAGCAGATCTGCAACCACCCCGCGCAGTACACGAAGGAGCCGCACGGCCCGAAGGAGTCCGCCGCGGCGGGCTCCGGCAAGCTGGAGCTCCTCGACGAGCTGCTCGACACGATCCTGGCCGAGGGCGGCTCGGTGCTGGTCTTCACGCAGTACGTGACGATGGCCCGGCTCATCGAGCGCCATCTGACCGCGCGCGGCATCTCCCACCAACTGCTGCACGGGGGCACGCCCGTTCCACGCCGCGAGGAGCTCGTGGACCGCTTCCAGGCGGGCGAGGTGCCCGTCTTCCTGCTCTCCCTCAAGGCGGCCGGCACCGGCCTCAACCTCACCCGCGCCGGGCACGTCATCCACTACGACCGCTGGTGGAACCCGGCCGTCGAGGAACAGGCCACCGACCGCGCCTACCGCATCGGCCAGACCCAGCCCGTCCAGGTCCACCGGATCATCGCCGAAGGCACCGTCGAGGACCGTATCGCCGAACTCCTGGAACGCAAACGGGCCTTGGCCGATGCCGTGCTCGCGGGCGGCGAGGCCGCGCTGACCGAACTGAGCGACGCGGAGCTGGCCGAACTCGTCGCCCTCCGCCCGACCGCCTCCGGGAAGTGA
- a CDS encoding SWF or SNF family helicase → MNAQDPYEKTFPALAPAPGRGFAHTWWGHAWLRALEDSALDGQQVKQGRRYARSGAVGAVSVRPGGLTAVVRDPDGTAHRTDVLVQEFTEAEWDRLLGMAAAESGHIAALLDREVPPELAEDAAAAGVDLLPGIGDLDPRCDCEEWDHCPHTAALCYQVARLLDEDPFVLLLLRGRAEAGLVAELEERSTAEAEAGSADFAPDVGVLASEVYAEAPALPPLPPPAALPDGPGQPPTLDTESGTEPPGLDVDGVEFLAQAAAAQAYRLLAEALAPAHADHAPQPGPPFAYDAVRLTAQAHDLRVRSRLSEASDRDRAAMDRAVLAWGFGGAQAVAVLEEDWTPDRASLARARAALAAARADGAEADTDDADADAPAPTLRRVRSRWTEPGGDRQLRLGRDGRWWPYRRAADHWLPAGPPSTDPAAALAALDPEE, encoded by the coding sequence ATGAACGCGCAGGACCCGTACGAGAAGACCTTCCCGGCCCTGGCGCCCGCCCCGGGCCGCGGCTTCGCCCACACCTGGTGGGGCCATGCCTGGCTGCGCGCCCTGGAGGACAGCGCGCTCGACGGACAGCAGGTCAAGCAGGGCCGCCGGTACGCACGTTCCGGCGCGGTCGGGGCCGTTTCCGTACGCCCGGGCGGGCTGACGGCCGTGGTGCGCGACCCGGACGGGACGGCGCACCGGACCGACGTGCTGGTCCAGGAGTTCACGGAGGCGGAATGGGACCGGCTGCTCGGCATGGCCGCCGCCGAGTCCGGCCACATCGCGGCGCTGCTCGACCGGGAGGTCCCGCCGGAGCTCGCGGAGGACGCGGCGGCCGCCGGGGTGGACCTGCTGCCCGGGATAGGCGACCTCGATCCGCGCTGCGACTGCGAGGAGTGGGACCACTGCCCGCACACGGCGGCGCTCTGCTACCAGGTGGCGCGGCTGCTGGACGAGGACCCCTTCGTGCTGTTGCTGCTCCGCGGGCGGGCGGAGGCCGGTCTGGTGGCCGAGCTGGAGGAGCGCAGCACGGCGGAGGCGGAAGCGGGATCTGCGGACTTCGCACCCGACGTCGGCGTGCTCGCCTCCGAGGTGTACGCCGAGGCCCCGGCCCTGCCCCCGCTGCCTCCGCCCGCGGCGCTGCCGGACGGGCCGGGCCAGCCTCCGACGCTGGACACGGAGTCGGGGACGGAGCCGCCGGGCCTGGACGTGGACGGGGTGGAGTTCCTGGCGCAGGCGGCCGCGGCGCAGGCGTACCGGCTGCTCGCGGAGGCGCTTGCTCCGGCCCACGCGGACCACGCCCCGCAGCCCGGGCCCCCCTTCGCGTACGACGCCGTACGGCTCACGGCCCAGGCCCACGACCTTCGGGTCCGCTCCCGCCTGTCGGAGGCTTCCGACAGGGACCGGGCGGCCATGGACCGGGCCGTACTCGCCTGGGGCTTCGGCGGGGCACAGGCCGTCGCGGTACTGGAGGAGGACTGGACCCCGGACCGGGCGTCGCTCGCCCGGGCCAGGGCCGCGCTGGCGGCCGCCCGGGCCGACGGGGCGGAGGCGGACACGGACGACGCCGACGCCGACGCGCCGGCCCCGACGCTGCGCCGGGTCCGGTCCCGCTGGACCGAACCGGGCGGCGACCGCCAGCTCCGCCTGGGCCGCGACGGCCGCTGGTGGCCGTACCGGCGCGCGGCGGACCACTGGCTCCCGGCGGGCCCGCCGTCCACGGACCCCGCGGCTGCGCTGGCCGCGCTGGACCCGGAGGAGTAG